Proteins found in one Panicum hallii strain FIL2 chromosome 4, PHallii_v3.1, whole genome shotgun sequence genomic segment:
- the LOC112889488 gene encoding cysteine-rich receptor-like protein kinase 10 isoform X2 — MERAGLLGGHVSGSGSSPDAMRIMVGVLVAVIACTLLYCVYCWRWRKRNAIRRSLLDSLWPRSSSDLPLMDLASILAATGNFSKANKLGEGGFGPVYRGVLSGGSEIAVKRLSARSRQGAAEFRNEVELIAKLQHRNLVRLLGWCAERDEKLLVYEYLPNRSLDAFLFDPSKSAQLGWSTRHNVILGIARGLLYLHEDSLLKVVHRDLKASNVLLDHKMSPKISDFGMAKIFEDDADAINTGRVVGTYGYMAPEFALEGTFSVKSDVFSFGVLLLEILSGQRNGALYLEEHQQSLIQDAWKLWTEDRAAEFMDPSLGRLYSKDEAWRCYHVGLLCVQESPDVRPTMSNVLLMLISDHAKLPEPAMPPLFTRLRNIPLSAVPLTTKTESTMSPQSINDVSITMIEPR; from the exons ATGGAGCGGGCGGGTCTTCta ggcggtcACGTCTCCGGCTCCGGCTCGAGCCCGGACGCGATGCGGATAATGGTGGGCGTGCTGGTGGCGGTCATCGCCTGCACGCTGCTCTACTGCGTCTACTGCTGGAGGTGGCGGAAGCGCAATG CCATCCGGAGATCCCTGCTGGACAGCCTGTGGCCGCGGTCGAGCTCGGACCTGCCGCTCATGGACCTGGCCTCCATCCTCGCCGCCACCGGTAACTTCTCCAAGGCCAACAAGCTCGGCGAGGGCGGCTTCGGCCCCGTCTACAGA GGCGTCCTGAGCGGCGGGTCTGAGATCGCGGTGAAGCGTCTGTCGGCGCGGTCGCGGCAGGGGGCGGCGGAGTTCCGGAACGAGGTGGAGCTCATCGCCAAGCTGCAGCACCGCAACCTGGTGCGCCTGCTGGGCTGGTGCGCCGAGCGGGACGAGAAGCTGCTCGTCTACGAGTACCTCCCTAACCGCAGCCTCGACGCATTCCTCTTCG ACCCGAGCAAGAGCGCGCAGCTGGGGTGGAGCACCCGGCACAACGTCATCCTCGGCATCGCCCGCGGCCTGCTCTACCTCCACGAGGACTCCCTGCTCAAGGTGGTGCACCGGGACCTCAAGGCCAGCAacgtgctcctcgaccacaagATGAGCCCCAAGATCTCCGACTTCGGCATGGCCAAGATCTTCGAGGACGACGCCGACGCCATCAACACCGGCCGCGTCGTCGGGACATA CGGGTACATGGCGCCGGAGTTCGCCTTGGAGGGCACCTTCTCGGTGAAGTCCGACGTGTTCAGCTTCGGAGTCCTCCTCCTCGAGATCTTGAGCGGGCAGCGGAACGGCGCATTGTACCTGGAGGAGCACCAGCAATCCCTCATCCAAGAT GCGTGGAAGCTGTGGACCGAGGATCGCGCGGCCGAGTTCATGGACCCGTCGCTGGGGCGCTTGTACTCCAAGGACGAGGCGTGGCGGTGCTACCACGTCGGCCTGCTCTGCGTGCAGGAGAGCCCCGACGTCCGGCCCACCATGTCCAACGTCCTGCTCATGCTCATCAGCGACCACGCCAAGCTCCCGGAGCCAGCCATGCCGCCGCTCTTCACGCGGCTGAGGAACATCCCCTTGTCGGCGGTGCCGCTCACCACCAAGACCGAGTCGACCATGTCTCCCCAGTCGATCAACGACGTGTCCATCACCATGATCGAGCCGCGATGA
- the LOC112889488 gene encoding cysteine-rich receptor-like protein kinase 10 isoform X1 — MERAGLLGGRRRLLGAAPAPASDGGGHVSGSGSSPDAMRIMVGVLVAVIACTLLYCVYCWRWRKRNAIRRSLLDSLWPRSSSDLPLMDLASILAATGNFSKANKLGEGGFGPVYRGVLSGGSEIAVKRLSARSRQGAAEFRNEVELIAKLQHRNLVRLLGWCAERDEKLLVYEYLPNRSLDAFLFDPSKSAQLGWSTRHNVILGIARGLLYLHEDSLLKVVHRDLKASNVLLDHKMSPKISDFGMAKIFEDDADAINTGRVVGTYGYMAPEFALEGTFSVKSDVFSFGVLLLEILSGQRNGALYLEEHQQSLIQDAWKLWTEDRAAEFMDPSLGRLYSKDEAWRCYHVGLLCVQESPDVRPTMSNVLLMLISDHAKLPEPAMPPLFTRLRNIPLSAVPLTTKTESTMSPQSINDVSITMIEPR, encoded by the exons ATGGAGCGGGCGGGTCTTCtaggcggccgccgccggctcttgggcgcggccccggcgccggcgagcgacggcggcggtcACGTCTCCGGCTCCGGCTCGAGCCCGGACGCGATGCGGATAATGGTGGGCGTGCTGGTGGCGGTCATCGCCTGCACGCTGCTCTACTGCGTCTACTGCTGGAGGTGGCGGAAGCGCAATG CCATCCGGAGATCCCTGCTGGACAGCCTGTGGCCGCGGTCGAGCTCGGACCTGCCGCTCATGGACCTGGCCTCCATCCTCGCCGCCACCGGTAACTTCTCCAAGGCCAACAAGCTCGGCGAGGGCGGCTTCGGCCCCGTCTACAGA GGCGTCCTGAGCGGCGGGTCTGAGATCGCGGTGAAGCGTCTGTCGGCGCGGTCGCGGCAGGGGGCGGCGGAGTTCCGGAACGAGGTGGAGCTCATCGCCAAGCTGCAGCACCGCAACCTGGTGCGCCTGCTGGGCTGGTGCGCCGAGCGGGACGAGAAGCTGCTCGTCTACGAGTACCTCCCTAACCGCAGCCTCGACGCATTCCTCTTCG ACCCGAGCAAGAGCGCGCAGCTGGGGTGGAGCACCCGGCACAACGTCATCCTCGGCATCGCCCGCGGCCTGCTCTACCTCCACGAGGACTCCCTGCTCAAGGTGGTGCACCGGGACCTCAAGGCCAGCAacgtgctcctcgaccacaagATGAGCCCCAAGATCTCCGACTTCGGCATGGCCAAGATCTTCGAGGACGACGCCGACGCCATCAACACCGGCCGCGTCGTCGGGACATA CGGGTACATGGCGCCGGAGTTCGCCTTGGAGGGCACCTTCTCGGTGAAGTCCGACGTGTTCAGCTTCGGAGTCCTCCTCCTCGAGATCTTGAGCGGGCAGCGGAACGGCGCATTGTACCTGGAGGAGCACCAGCAATCCCTCATCCAAGAT GCGTGGAAGCTGTGGACCGAGGATCGCGCGGCCGAGTTCATGGACCCGTCGCTGGGGCGCTTGTACTCCAAGGACGAGGCGTGGCGGTGCTACCACGTCGGCCTGCTCTGCGTGCAGGAGAGCCCCGACGTCCGGCCCACCATGTCCAACGTCCTGCTCATGCTCATCAGCGACCACGCCAAGCTCCCGGAGCCAGCCATGCCGCCGCTCTTCACGCGGCTGAGGAACATCCCCTTGTCGGCGGTGCCGCTCACCACCAAGACCGAGTCGACCATGTCTCCCCAGTCGATCAACGACGTGTCCATCACCATGATCGAGCCGCGATGA